A genomic segment from Peribacillus sp. ACCC06369 encodes:
- a CDS encoding metal-dependent hydrolase, with protein MKVSFHGHAVVKVETNGKTILFDPFITGNALTDLKVEDVKPDVIILTHGHNDHVGDTVELAKRHDALVIGIAEIADYLGAQGIRTHGMSIGGAFEFEFGKVKLTPAFHGTGFVNGDGQIVYLGMPAGVLLTIEGKTIYHAGDTSVYSDMKLIGERHPIDLAFLPIGDNYTMGPEDAALAAKFLQAKQVVPIHYNTFPVIKQDPNKFIDLLEEGNGLIMEAGDEIEF; from the coding sequence ATGAAAGTATCTTTTCATGGACATGCAGTTGTAAAAGTCGAAACGAATGGTAAAACGATTTTATTCGATCCGTTCATTACTGGAAACGCTTTGACCGATTTGAAGGTTGAAGATGTGAAACCGGATGTGATCATCTTAACGCATGGTCATAATGACCACGTCGGTGACACGGTTGAATTGGCCAAGAGGCATGATGCACTTGTCATTGGCATAGCAGAGATTGCCGACTACCTGGGTGCTCAAGGGATTAGGACTCACGGGATGAGCATCGGCGGAGCTTTTGAATTTGAATTTGGAAAAGTGAAATTGACGCCTGCTTTCCATGGAACGGGATTCGTTAACGGGGATGGACAAATCGTTTATTTGGGAATGCCTGCTGGCGTGTTGCTTACGATAGAAGGGAAAACGATCTATCATGCGGGGGATACATCTGTATATTCCGATATGAAACTGATCGGGGAGCGACATCCGATTGACTTGGCATTTTTGCCAATCGGCGACAATTACACCATGGGGCCGGAAGATGCCGCACTTGCAGCGAAATTCCTTCAGGCCAAACAAGTCGTGCCGATTCATTACAATACTTTCCCTGTCATCAAACAGGATCCTAACAAATTCATCGACCTGCTTGAAGAGGGAAATGGATTGATCATGGAAGCCGGAGATGAAATAGAATTTTAA
- a CDS encoding Xaa-Pro peptidase family protein — protein sequence MNESLRELQNWLQANETEAALLTSTESIFYLSGFFSDPHERLLALAIFANADPILVCPQMEVPDAKQAGWAGDIIGYTDIENPWEKVKQAVGNRGLTINTMAIEKEHMNVERYEKVQQYFGAPKLVSAEEKLQRMRMIKSEDEMVKIREACRLADFAIEVGVSEIHEGKTEMEILAAIEFELKKAGVSQMSFSTMVLTGKNGASPHGTPGNTKVQRGDLVLFDLGVVHEGYCSDITRTVAYGDINDKQAEIYETVLKAQEAAVRASKPGVSCSEIDLTARNIIRDKGYGEFFPHRLGHGLGISVHEYPSLTETNSLELQSGMVYTIEPGIYVPNVAGVRIEDDLLITDTGCEILTKFPKSLQIIK from the coding sequence ATGAATGAAAGTTTGAGAGAACTACAAAATTGGCTACAGGCCAATGAAACGGAAGCCGCTTTACTTACATCTACAGAGAGCATCTTCTATTTGAGCGGTTTTTTTAGTGATCCTCACGAAAGACTGCTAGCACTTGCCATTTTTGCAAATGCCGACCCAATCCTTGTCTGCCCGCAGATGGAAGTTCCGGATGCTAAACAGGCTGGATGGGCTGGAGATATCATCGGTTACACCGACATTGAAAATCCATGGGAAAAAGTTAAGCAAGCAGTGGGGAATCGCGGGTTAACCATTAATACAATGGCCATTGAAAAAGAGCATATGAATGTAGAACGCTATGAAAAGGTCCAACAATACTTCGGAGCACCAAAGCTCGTTTCCGCAGAAGAAAAACTTCAAAGGATGCGAATGATCAAATCGGAAGATGAAATGGTCAAAATCCGTGAAGCTTGCCGCCTTGCCGACTTTGCGATTGAAGTGGGTGTCAGCGAAATTCATGAAGGTAAAACGGAAATGGAAATCCTCGCAGCGATAGAATTCGAATTGAAAAAGGCCGGAGTCAGCCAAATGTCTTTCTCCACCATGGTCCTGACCGGTAAAAATGGTGCTTCCCCACATGGCACACCTGGGAATACGAAAGTTCAGCGCGGTGACCTTGTCCTTTTTGACCTGGGCGTCGTTCATGAAGGATACTGCTCTGACATCACTAGAACGGTCGCTTACGGAGATATCAATGATAAACAGGCAGAAATATATGAAACTGTACTTAAGGCACAAGAAGCTGCCGTTAGAGCCAGTAAACCTGGTGTATCCTGTTCCGAGATAGACTTGACTGCCAGAAACATCATCAGGGATAAAGGATATGGTGAATTCTTCCCGCACAGGCTCGGCCACGGACTTGGGATCAGCGTCCATGAATACCCATCCTTGACTGAAACGAATTCCCTCGAGCTTCAATCCGGAATGGTTTATACGATCGAACCGGGCATATATGTTCCGAATGTTGCAGGCGTCAGGATTGAAGATGATCTATTGATCACCGATACTGGGTGTGAGATTTTGACCAAATTCCCGAAGAGCCTGCAAATCATAAAGTGA
- a CDS encoding universal stress protein produces MDYKNILVAVDGSEEAEWALKKAIYLAKLSDATLVLTHIVDTRNFPTVEAYDMTIRDHSETFANELLDKYKTEAIASGIAKVQTEVAYGSPKVQIPRDLAKKHSIDLIVCGATGLNAVERFLIGSVSEGIVRHSNCDVMVVRTNCKK; encoded by the coding sequence ATAGATTATAAAAATATTCTTGTAGCAGTGGACGGTTCGGAAGAAGCAGAGTGGGCCTTAAAAAAGGCAATCTATTTAGCAAAACTCAGTGACGCTACCCTTGTGCTCACACATATCGTGGATACAAGGAATTTCCCCACTGTCGAAGCTTATGATATGACTATCCGTGATCACTCTGAAACCTTTGCCAATGAGCTATTGGACAAGTATAAAACGGAAGCCATTGCATCCGGGATTGCAAAGGTCCAAACAGAAGTTGCATATGGTTCTCCTAAAGTTCAAATTCCAAGGGATTTAGCGAAAAAACATTCTATCGATTTAATTGTTTGCGGTGCAACAGGCCTTAACGCAGTCGAACGTTTCCTTATCGGCAGCGTGTCGGAAGGCATCGTTCGCCATTCAAACTGTGATGTAATGGTCGTGCGTACGAATTGTAAAAAATAA
- the argH gene encoding argininosuccinate lyase, with the protein MSSKLWGGRFTKSAEEWVDEFGASISFDQELVLEDIQGSLAHVTMLKQCSILPEEDADQIIAGLKSLQGKAEKGELTFKVEMEDIHLNLESMLISEIGPVGGKLHTGRSRNDQVATDLHLYMRNQTKVILELINDLQIAILGQSKKNVETLIPGYTHLQRAQPISFAHHLMAYFWMLERDKQRFTESFKRINVSPLGAGALAGTTFPIDRALSAELLGFDGIYENSLDAVSDRDFAIEFMSNSATMMMHLSRFSEEIILWSSQEFQFVELDDAFSTGSSIMPQKKNPDMAELIRGKTGRVYGNLTGLLTVLKGLPLAYNKDMQEDKEGVFDTVKTIVGSLKIFAGMISTMKVKTDVMEKATRNDFSNATELADYLASKGMPFRKAHEVVGKLVLFCVQKGCYLVDLSIEQFQEASELFEQDIYDALNPYEAVKRRNSAGGTGFAQVLLAIEKAEKLVSE; encoded by the coding sequence GTGAGCAGCAAGCTTTGGGGAGGAAGATTCACGAAATCTGCCGAAGAATGGGTAGATGAATTTGGAGCTTCCATTTCCTTTGATCAGGAACTTGTGCTTGAAGATATTCAAGGGAGTTTAGCTCATGTAACCATGTTAAAGCAATGCAGCATTTTACCTGAAGAAGATGCTGATCAGATCATTGCAGGTCTGAAAAGTTTACAGGGAAAAGCTGAGAAGGGTGAATTGACTTTTAAGGTTGAGATGGAAGATATCCATCTTAACCTGGAAAGTATGCTCATAAGCGAAATCGGTCCAGTTGGCGGAAAGCTTCATACAGGAAGAAGTCGTAATGACCAAGTTGCAACCGATCTTCATCTGTATATGCGGAATCAAACGAAAGTGATTCTGGAGCTCATCAATGACCTGCAAATAGCGATTTTGGGACAATCCAAGAAAAATGTGGAAACGCTAATTCCAGGTTATACACATTTGCAGCGTGCACAGCCCATTTCATTTGCCCACCATTTAATGGCTTATTTTTGGATGCTTGAGCGTGATAAGCAGCGCTTCACCGAGAGTTTCAAAAGGATCAATGTTTCTCCATTGGGTGCTGGGGCATTAGCTGGGACGACTTTCCCGATTGACCGTGCGCTCAGTGCCGAGCTATTGGGGTTTGACGGAATTTACGAAAACAGCCTTGATGCGGTAAGTGATCGTGACTTTGCCATTGAATTCATGAGCAACAGTGCGACGATGATGATGCATTTATCCCGTTTCAGCGAAGAAATCATCCTTTGGTCAAGCCAGGAATTCCAATTCGTTGAATTGGATGATGCGTTTTCAACGGGAAGCAGCATCATGCCGCAAAAGAAAAACCCTGATATGGCGGAATTGATCCGTGGTAAAACAGGACGGGTTTATGGTAATTTAACGGGGTTATTGACTGTTTTGAAAGGACTGCCGCTTGCTTATAACAAAGATATGCAAGAAGATAAAGAAGGCGTTTTTGATACGGTTAAGACCATTGTTGGTTCACTTAAAATATTTGCCGGCATGATTTCGACAATGAAAGTGAAAACGGACGTCATGGAAAAAGCAACAAGAAATGACTTCTCGAATGCGACGGAATTAGCTGATTACCTAGCTTCAAAGGGAATGCCTTTCCGTAAGGCGCACGAAGTGGTCGGGAAACTTGTATTGTTCTGTGTCCAGAAGGGCTGCTATTTAGTGGACCTAAGCATTGAACAATTCCAGGAAGCTTCCGAGTTGTTTGAACAAGATATTTACGATGCATTAAACCCATACGAAGCCGTTAAACGCCGTAACAGTGCGGGCGGTACAGGTTTTGCCCAAGTGTTGCTCGCGATTGAAAAAGCGGAAAAACTTGTAAGTGAATAA
- a CDS encoding argininosuccinate synthase produces MKNQKVVLAYSGGLDTSVAIKWLQDQGYEVVACCLDVGEGKDLDFIKEKAITVGAVSSYVIDAKDEFADEYALMALQAHTLYEGKYPLVSALSRPLIAKKLVEVAEAENAVAVAHGCTGKGNDQVRFEVSISALNPNLQVLAPVRDWKWSREEEIEYAAKNGIPVPIGLASPFSIDQNLWGRSNECGILEDPWAAPPEEAYDLTASLETAPDTADIIEIGFEQGVPVTLNDKNYKLADLIVELNQIAGKHGVGRIDHVENRLVGIKSREVYEAPGAMTLIAAHKELEDITLVKELAHFKPVIEKKMTELIYEGLWFSPLQKALAAFLKETQVNVTGTVRVKLFKGHAIVEGRKSEYSLYDEKLATYTKADEFDHDAAVGFIKLWGLPTKVNSMVNSKKVTV; encoded by the coding sequence ATGAAAAATCAAAAAGTTGTTTTAGCATATTCCGGAGGTTTGGATACTTCCGTTGCAATTAAATGGTTACAAGATCAAGGGTACGAAGTTGTGGCATGCTGCTTGGATGTCGGTGAAGGGAAAGATTTGGACTTCATTAAAGAAAAAGCGATCACTGTCGGTGCGGTAAGTTCTTATGTAATTGATGCGAAGGACGAATTCGCTGATGAATACGCGTTGATGGCTCTTCAGGCACATACTTTGTATGAAGGGAAATATCCTTTGGTATCAGCTTTATCACGTCCGCTGATCGCTAAGAAATTAGTGGAAGTGGCTGAAGCGGAAAACGCGGTAGCCGTTGCGCACGGTTGTACGGGAAAAGGAAATGACCAAGTGCGTTTCGAAGTATCCATCTCGGCATTGAATCCTAATTTACAAGTTCTTGCACCTGTTCGTGACTGGAAATGGTCCCGTGAAGAGGAGATTGAATATGCAGCGAAAAATGGCATTCCTGTTCCGATCGGCTTGGCAAGTCCATTCTCGATTGACCAAAACCTTTGGGGAAGAAGTAACGAATGTGGAATCCTGGAAGATCCATGGGCAGCTCCACCGGAAGAAGCGTATGATTTGACTGCAAGCCTTGAAACTGCGCCAGATACTGCTGATATCATTGAAATTGGTTTTGAACAAGGTGTGCCGGTTACATTGAATGACAAAAACTATAAATTGGCTGACTTGATTGTTGAACTGAATCAAATTGCCGGTAAACACGGAGTTGGACGTATCGACCACGTGGAAAATAGATTAGTAGGAATCAAATCACGTGAAGTCTATGAAGCACCCGGTGCGATGACATTGATAGCTGCACATAAGGAACTTGAAGATATCACGCTTGTAAAAGAATTGGCTCACTTCAAACCGGTGATCGAGAAGAAAATGACTGAATTGATATATGAAGGACTTTGGTTCTCCCCGCTTCAAAAAGCATTGGCTGCTTTCCTGAAAGAAACACAAGTGAATGTAACTGGTACAGTCCGTGTGAAACTATTCAAAGGTCATGCGATTGTTGAAGGAAGAAAATCAGAGTACTCCCTATATGACGAAAAATTGGCTACCTATACAAAAGCTGACGAATTCGATCATGATGCAGCAGTTGGTTTCATTAAGTTATGGGGACTTCCAACGAAAGTGAACAGCATGGTCAATAGCAAGAAGGTGACAGTGTGA